Proteins co-encoded in one Brassica rapa cultivar Chiifu-401-42 chromosome A02, CAAS_Brap_v3.01, whole genome shotgun sequence genomic window:
- the LOC103852990 gene encoding rac-like GTP-binding protein ARAC5 — MSASRFIKCVTVGDGAVGKTCMLISYTSNTFPTDYVPTVFDNFSANVVVDGNTVNLGLWDTAGQEDYNRLRPLSYRGADVFILAFSLISKASYENIAKKWIPELRHYAPGVPIILVGTKLDLRDDKQFFIDHPGAVPITTNQGEELKKLIGSPIYIECSSKTQQNVKAVFDAAIKVVLQPPKSKKKKKNKNRCVFL; from the exons ATGAGCGCTTCGAGGTTCATAAAGTGTGTTACAGTCGGCGATGGCGCCGTCGGAAAAACCTGTATGCTGATCTCTTACACTAGCAACACCTTCCCTACG GACTATGTTCCAACTGTTTTCGACAACTTCAGTGCTAACGTGGTTGTTGATGGGAACACTGTGAATCTTGGATTGTGGGATACAGCTG GTCAAGAAGACTATAACAGGTTAAGACCATTGAGTTACCGTGGTGCAGATGTCTTCATTCTTGCTTTCTCTCTTATTAGCAAAGCTAGCTACGAGAACATAGCCAAGAAG TGGATTCCTGAGCTCAGGCATTATGCCCCTGGAGTTCCTATCATTCTCGTGGGAACTAAACTCG ATCTTCGAGATGACAAGCAGTTCTTCATCGACCATCCCGGCGCAGTGCCAATCACTACAAACCAG GGAGAGGAACTAAAGAAACTCATAGGATCTCCGATATACATTGAATGTAGTTCAAAGACGCAGCAG AATGTGAAAGCAGTCTTTGACGCAGCTATTAAAGTGGTGCTTCAGCCACcaaaatcaaagaagaagaaaaagaacaagAATCGTTGCGTTTTCTTGTGA
- the LOC103852988 gene encoding vacuolar protein sorting-associated protein 35B-like, with the protein MSFSLEHLYYTEEEIADSKAQVTAIHLIVGTLQRINVFGVENRDTLTHKATGYSARLLKKPDQCRAVYACSHLFSVDDLDGIKDGERALLCLRRALRIANAAQQMANATRGSSGPVTLFVEILNKYIYFYEKGNPRITPSDIQSLIELINTEMQSDNNGNTRTHSDPFFTSTLRYMRFQKQKGGLMGDKYELIKL; encoded by the exons ATGAGTTTTTCACTCGAGCATTTATATTATACTGAGGAAGAAATCGCG GACTCCAAGGCACAGGTCACTGCAATTCACCTGATTGTTGGAACCTTGCAAAGGATCAATGTCTTTGGTGTCGAAAACAGAGACACCTTGACTCATAAAGCAACCGGG TACTCAGCAAGGCTTTTAAAGAAGCCTGATCAGTGTCGAGCGGTTTATGCATGTTCTCACCTCTTCTCGGTCGATGATCTAGATGGCATCAAAGATGGAGAAAG AGCTCTTCTATGTTTAAGACGTGCACTGAGGATAGCAAACGCAGCCCAACAAATGGCTAATGCAACCCGAGGTAGCAGCGGACCAGTCACGTTGTTTGTCGAGATCTTGAACAA GTACATATATTTCTATGAGAAAGGGAATCCACGTATAACTCCATCTGATATACAGTCTCTGATAGAGTTGATCAACACGGAGATGCAAAGCGACAACAACGGTAACACAAGAACCCACTCAGATCCTTTCTTTACAAGCACATTGCGTTACATGAGGTTCCAAAAACAGAAAGGTGGCTTGATGGGTGACAAATATGAACTTATTAAGTTGTGA
- the LOC103852991 gene encoding uncharacterized protein LOC103852991 — MQGGPEKLSFNRSTGTFGVITNNPTISLGLFDPYKQQAIDFNNLVQNHQKTIELHNQYKALEERAVFCLKAKDKVIEEMTRKSLAKEAQLKKALAEAEFWKKSLEQKSAVCSDLAGRLLEIRRRETKTKVVAERKYAEEAESSTGENSDNVLDTARTRGCKRRRL; from the exons ATGCAAGGAGGTCCAGAGAAGTTGTCATTCAATAGGTCAACAGGCACCTTCGGAGTAATCACAAATAATCCAACCATATCGCTAGGCTTGTTCGATCCGTATAAACAACAAGCAATTGACTTCAACAATTTGGTACAG AACCACCAGAAGACAATAGAATTGCATAATCAATACAAGGCTCTCGAGGAAAGAGCCGTGTTTTGTCTAAAAGCAAAAGACAAAGTCATCGAAGAGATGACGAGAAAGTCCTTAGCTAAGGAGGCTCAACTGAAGAAAGCTTTAGCAGAAGCTGAGTTTTGGAAGAAGTCGTTGGAGCAGAAAAGTGCTGTGTGTAGCGATCTTGCTGGGAGGCTCTTGGAAATAAGGAGAAGAGAGACGAAGACTAAAGTTGTAGCGGAGAGGAAATATGCAGAGGAGGCTGAGTCGTCTACTGGTGAAAATAGTGACAACGTTTTAGACACGGCAAGGACCCGTGGGTGTAAAAGACGCCGTCTATGA
- the LOC103852992 gene encoding GDSL esterase/lipase EXL4, with translation MLDMCREKILVLALFSIYFISAVDANGSFPALLAFGDSILDTGNNNFLLTFMRANIWPYGRSYTMKVPTGRFGNGRVFSDIIAEGLGIKKTLPAARKFFIAPSDLKTGVCFASGGAGVDPVTSRLMRVLKPSDQISDYKKYIMKLKVVAPTQANSIIANAVYLVSQGNNDLGISFFMTRSAFMRGYVTSGLYTTRLTSWNKKFMKQMYDQGARKFAVMGVIPLGCLPMTRVFGRCNLFGNMLAERYNGKLRNGVKTWPSEAGFRGAKFVYVDMFGTLMDVMKNYRKYGFSNANNGCCCMPTAIIPCINPHNHVFYDFVHPSEKAYKTISKRLVQDIKKGLA, from the exons ATGTTAGATATGTGTAGGGAAAAAATATTGGTGTTAGCATTATTTTCCATTTATTTCATATCAGCCGTAGATGCGAATGGATCATTTCCTGCGCTTTTGGCTTTTGGAGATTCAATACTTGATACCGGTAACAACAATTTTCTTCTGACTTTTATGAGAGCAAATATCTGGCCATATGGGAGAAGCTACACAATGAAAGTGCCCACGGGAAGATTTGGAAATGGAAGAGTTTTCTCCGATAtaattg CCGAGGGTTTGgggataaaaaaaactttaccaGCTGCTCGTAAGTTTTTCATTGCTCCAAGCGACCTCAAAACTGGTGTTTGTTTCGCTTCAGGTGGTGCAGGAGTTGACCCTGTTACATCTAGACTAATG AGAGTTTTAAAGCCGAGCGACCAAATAAGTGATTACAAAAAGTACATAATGAAGCTAAAGGTCGTAGCTCCTACACAAGCAAATTCGATCATTGCAAACGCAGTGTATCTTGTTTCTCAAGGAAATAATGATCTTGGAATCTCGTTTTTTATGACTCGATCTGCATTCATGCGAGGATATGTGACAAGTGGTTTGTACACCACTAGACTAACTAGTTGGAACAAAAAATTTATGAAA CAAATGTATGATCAAGGAGCCAGAAAATTCGCAGTGATGGGAGTGATACCGTTGGGATGTTTGCCTATGACAAGAGTCTTCGGTAGGTGTAACTTGTTCGGAAATATGTTAGCTGAAAGGTACAACGGAAAATTGAGGAATGGTGTTAAAACTTGGCCAAGCGAAGCCGGTTTTCGTGGTGCAAAGTTTGTCTATGTCGACATGTTCGGCACTCTTATGGATGTCAtgaaaaattatagaaaatacg GATTTAGTAATGCGAACAATGGGTGTTGTTGTATGCCTACAGCCATAATACCTTGCATAAATCCTCATAATCATGTCTTTTATGACTTTGTTCATCCCTCGGAGAAAGCCTACAAAACCATTTCCAAAAGGCTGGTCCAGGATATCAAGAAAGGCCTTGCCTAG